A stretch of Procambarus clarkii isolate CNS0578487 chromosome 80, FALCON_Pclarkii_2.0, whole genome shotgun sequence DNA encodes these proteins:
- the LOC123746216 gene encoding uncharacterized protein — MSQLEEEEAEDTKSSLSEKVMKETYKPLEEMEWPSCFPAPPSSPSNTSSSPSHEFLHEISPSPPPNFKHEASPSPPPDFRHEASTLPLRDTKYKETVLVLPESDLHDTFSSPTSPMYIEHHTSPSPPPDFRCDVTPTPHPNTPVRSPLSCSSPVSPPTHLINSLPPMCSQQKKSPSPPPDCRWIYVNDLQQHSSASSPRGSVASPSHVCRRGSSSSVSQQGAITLSPAKLQYENHYSPPGSLHSAPPLSPNLELTPQSPHESQNTSSSASTSQHDSSLLFLCNMSPSPPLPHFPNEDSSESPTQYDIPESDHSEHSQKSSTVMGAAIQNETLHHQDTPSSSPPMNQQSQLPVLTQLETETNRSSSCQQPPTPPPIPRFFDDDEDIPPTPPPIPIFFDVESPPITPPLPVKQRNLKLINQAEIKTENIHQQPLPRNEIYCMHSMLPTLDVIQESSPPESPFEAHQETSPPEPTFDVHERRHTEPPFDIAHKSPPPKPPFDINHRSPSPKSSSGTTPLKTPGEKGNEEPSLSPQSHIGLQDKEPSPPPSLCDLEDRSPSPSSPHNDLQDKGLSPPPPHTDLHHKDQSPPPHPDMHHKGQSPPPDTDLHHKGQSPLPDTDLHHKDLSPPPDTDLHHKNQSPPPDTDLHHKDQSPPPPHIDLQHKAPSPPASPTSTAADKSENLPSPEYFTLPDNWPSYPPFLFGDSDFPPP; from the coding sequence ATGAGTCAGTTAGAGGAGGAAGAGGCCGAGGATACGAAAAGTTCTCTAAGTGAGAAGGTTATGAAGGAAACCTACAAGCCGCTGGAGGAGATGGAGTGGCCGAGCTGCTTCCCAGCACCACCTAGTAGCCCCAGCAACACCAGCTCATCACCTTCTCACGAATTCCTGCACGAAATATCACCCTCACCTCCACCCAACTTCAAGCATGaagcctcaccatcaccacctcctgaTTTTAGACATGAAGCTTCGACTCTTCCATTGCGTGATACTAAGTACAAGGAGACGGTGCTTGTGTTACCAGAGAGTGATCTACACGACACTTTCTCATCACCAACGTCACCCATGTATATCGAGCATCATACATCCCCTTCACCTCCTCCAGATTTCCGTTGTGATGTCACACCCACTCCTCATCCAAACACCCCAGTACGATCACCCTTAAGTTGCAGCTCTCCTGTTTCTCCACCTACTCAtcttataaacagcctcccaCCAATGTGTTCACAGCAAAAAAAGTCGCCATCCCCTCCACCAGACTGTAGATGGATTTACGTAAATGATTTGCAACAGCATTCTTCTGCCTCCTCCCCGCGGGGTTCTGTCGCCTCTCCTTCACACGTATGTCGAAGGGGTTCCTCCTCGTCTGTGAGCCAACAGGGTGCCATAACTCTCTCTCCGGCAAAGCTTCAGTACGAGAACCATTACTCTCCACCCGGCAGTCTTCACTCTGCTCCTCCATTATCACCAAACTTAGAACTCACGCCCCAGTCACCACATGAAAGTCAAAATACCTCCTCATCCGCGAGCACATCACAACACGACAGCTCACTATTATTCTTGTGCAATATGTCACCTTCACCTCCTCTGCCACATTTCCCCAACGAAGACTCTTCCGAATCCCCAACGCAGTACGATATACCGGAATCCGACCATTCAGAACATTCCCAGAAGTCGTCAACAGTAATGGGTGCTGCAATCCAGAATGAGACGCTtcaccaccaggacacaccaaGCTCCTCACCACCAATGAATCAGCAAAGCCAATTGCCAGTTCTGACACAGCTTGAGACTGAGACCAATCGCTCAAGTTCCTGTCAGCAGCCACCAACCCCGCCACCAATACCACGTTTCTTTGACGACGACGAAGACatcccaccaacacctccaccaataccTATCTTCTTTGATGTCGAAAGTCCTCCGATAACGCCACCGTTACCAGTCAAGCAAAGAAATCTGAAGTTGATAAACCAAGCCGAGATTAAAACAGAAAATATACACCAACAACCTCTTCCTAGAAACGAAATTTATTGTATGCACAGTATGTTGCCAACACTTGATGTAATACAGGAAAGTTCGCCACCTGAGTCACCCTTTGAAGCACATCAGGAAACCTCTCCACCTGAACCTACCTTCGACGTTCACGAACGTCGCCACACTGAACCACCTTTTGATATTGCTCACAAAAGTCCTCCGCCTAAACCACCATTCGATATAAACCACAGAAGTCCTTCGCCAAAATCTTCATCGGGTACGACACCTCTTAAAACCCCTGGTGAGAAAGGGAATGAAGAACCTTCTTTGTCACCTCAATCACACATTGGTCTGCAAGACAAGGAGCCTTCGCCTCCTCCATCTCTCTGTGACTTGGAAGACAGGAGCCCTtcgccttcttcaccacacaatGACCTCCAAGACAAGGGTTTGtcgcctcctccaccacacaccgacCTGCACCACAAGGACCAATCGCCTCCTCCACACCCCGACATGCACCACAAAGGCCAATCGCCTCCTCCCGACACCGATCTGCACCACAAAGGCCAATCGCCTCTTCCCGACACCGATCTGCACCACAAGGACCTATCGCCTCCTCCCGACACTGATCTGCACCACAAGAACCAATCGCCTCCTCCCGACACCGACCTGCACCACAAGGACCAAtcgcctcctccaccacacattgACTTGCAACACAAGGCCCCGTCGCCGCCTGCGTCACCGACATCAACAGCTGCGGATAAAAGTGAGAACTTGCCATCTCCCGAGTACTTCACCCTTCCCGACAACTGGCCCTCCTACCCGCCCTTCTTATTCGGCGACTCAGACTTCCCGCCACCATAA
- the LOC123746340 gene encoding uncharacterized protein, with amino-acid sequence MVRRLLGRVVAAAAGVVVVVTAAAAALLMAGVTRGVAAHSSCPPSEYTCDNLRCIPKDRICNGKDDCGDGSDEKPNCTPCNVTYNGEVGRSYEIDLHESNSLQPPFTCYMTFVAAGDIFGDLVQLVFRDLALGSFKSHHVCGCPQGHLSVNEAHRPHIGGFWCGGSSDHNVYYSETSTVTVTLQVPLPEQHTIGEKKVRLRLMYKFLLEAESIVRYGPWNSAKYLGVARSGTVCDRVFDSCDRRKCRVQSPNYPGIYPRNVTCQYVIRQATVPHGRHALVSVGQPQRGRVHIKHTDAACDGNLHLWLDGDCDVVGDTLSIYEIQGESRRLLMRFCGGGKVPRITASGAELLLVFQTSPFDNLYFDSSEGTHPGFELDVGVAFVPKNSFLYADQECEFIISSFEAARGHFENVAHSLPRDSKCAYKFRGRPDEVIWLFFTRLKSTYTQPPSRDGPHCRTRVTLMEGAEAEGEVLENTCGPLGVRICHREQLGPGRNRTRPCGSQESYLTSMSHATLTIHYLLPSTVADLEFRLHYEFVYAGPRAAALNLPEPCDRHINSERSKKGLLASPANNLLYGKFGATRLKCKYSLQGKTNEAVRITFIYFYAHNSSCPGRESPLQACGRPNALEGRGARLEVSEWPWSGVELPQACICHGLYLPATLLSYSASLTITFTVVGMDVFDDFSHFSFELEYEFVEIEACEEDRIVTGEAGTLSLALRPPPGPCRGHPWLLQPTANRFLLVSVPGKAIRGGLQVEAHGHLVASDDSVAPAECQSSELHVYQPGNPRPLSAVCVSPGAAETVHVFSEGFNEPLSLDYLGEAARSLVVVLLSRPAYLSGQSSQQQHKAVDIRWVEAAPRWLATRCATECPAVHACISASLFCDGTWHCPSGADEAVVTCLMALSPWLWLTFGLAVGCISVLSGWWGWTLWKTRQARNATNGCSEEVLTPGHHESPPEPPEYPDCIDVDFETTV; translated from the exons ATGGTGAGGAGACTGCTGGGGcgtgtggtggcggcggcggcaggtgtggtagtggtggtgacggcggcagcggcggcgtTGTTGATGGCGGGAGTCACGAGGGGCGTCGCCGCTCACAGCTCTTGCCCCCCCAGCGAGTACACCTGCGACAACCTCCGCTGTATACCCAAGGATCGCATCTGTAATGGCAAGGATGACTGTGGCGACGGCTCGGATGAGAAGCCCAACTGTACCC CATGCAATGTGACATACAACGGTGAGGTGGGCCGAAGCTATGAGATCGATTTGCACGAGTCCAATTCCCTGCAACCTCCCTTCACCTGTTACATGACCTTCGTGGCGGCGGGGGATATCTTCGGCGACCTGGTGCAACTCGTCTTTCGAGACTTGGCGTTGGGGTCTTTCAAGTCCCACCACGTCTGCGGGTGTCCCCAAGGGCACTTGTCAGTTAACGAGGCTCACCGGCCCCACATAGGCGGCTTTTGGTGCGGGGGAAGCAGTGACCATAATGTTTACTATAGTGAGACAAGCACAGTCACCGTCACACTCCAGGTCCCGCTACCTGAACAACACACGATTGGAGAGAAGAAAGTACGACTGCGTCTCATGTACAAGTTTCTGCTGGAGGCAGAATCAATTGTACGATATGGACCTTGGAACAGTGCCAAGTACCTGGGTGTGGCACGATCAGGAACCGTGTGTGATCGAGTTTTCGATTCTTGTGACCGTCGAAAATGTCGGGTGCAGTCTCCCAATTATCCTGGCATTTACCCACGTAATGTTACGTGCCAGTACGTGATCAGACAAGCCACGGTTCCTCACGGCCGCCACGCGCTGGTGAGTGTAGGTCAGCCCCAGAGAGGTCGCGTCCACATTAAGCATACTGACGCCGCTTGTGATGGCAACTTGCACTTGTGGTTGGATGGCGACTGTGACGTCGTAGGGGACACACTCAGCATCTATGAAATTCAGGGAGAGAGTCGACGACTGCTGATGCGTTTCTGTGGTGGTGGAAAAGTGCCTCGCATTACAGCCAGTGGGGCGGAGCTCTTACTTGTCTTCCAGACCTCCCCCTTTGACAATTTGTACTTTGATTCATCCGAAGGCACTCATCCTGGGTTCGAATTAGACGTTGGTGTTGCTTTTGTACCTAAAAATTCGTTTCTGTATGCTGACCAAGAGTGTGAGTTTATTATTTCTAGTTTTGAAGCAGCACGAGGCCATTTTGAGAACGTGGCACACTCGCTGCCAAGAGATAGTAAATGTGCTTATAAATTCCGTGGGCGGCCAGACGAGGTCATCTGGCTTTTCTTTACTCGCCTGAAGTCCACCTACACACAACCTCCTTCACGCGATGGACCTCACTGTCGGACACGAGTGACGCTGATGGAAGGAGCAGAGgctgaaggagaggtgctggagaacaCATGTGGGCCACTGGGGGTAAGGATTTGTCACCGTGAACAGCTCGGCCCTGGGCGAAACAGAACTCGGCCATGTGGATCGCAAGAAAGTTACCTAACATCAATGTCTCATGCAACACTCACCATTCACTACCTTCTACCCTCAACAGTGGCAGACCTTGAGTTTCGACTCCATTATGAGTTTGTATACGCGGGTCCTCGAGCTGCGGCGCTCAATCTTCCTGAGCCCTGTGACAGACATATTAACAGTGAACGCAGTAAGAAGGGCCTCCTCGCCTCGCCCGCTAATAACCTGCTTTATGGCAAGTTCGGAGCGACGAGGCTGAAATGTAAATATAGCCTACAAGGTAAAACAAACGAGGCAGTCAGGATCACATTTATATACTTTTATGCTCATAATTCTTCGTGTCCAGGACGAGAGTCGCCACTGCAAGCGTGTGGGCGACCCAACGCCCTGGAAGGTCGAGGTGCACGTCTGGAAGTCTCAGAGTGGCCCTGGTCAGGCGTAGAGCTACCCCAGGCCTGCATATGTCACGGCCTCTACCTACCAGCaaccttactctcatactctgccTCTCTTACTATTACCTTCACTGTCGTAGGAATGGATGTTTTTGATGATTTCTCACATTTTAGTTTTGAACTGGAATACGAGTTTGTTGAGATAGAAGCATGTGAAGAGGATAGAATAGTTACAGGAGAGGCTGGTACGTTAAGTCTAGCCCTTCGACCTCCTCCTGGACCATGTAGAGGACACCCTTGGCTCCTTCAGCCCACAGCTAACCGCTTCTTACTTGTGTCTGTCCCTGGCAAGGCCATCAGAGGAGGCTTGCAGGTAGAAGCTCATGGTCACCTAGTCGCATCGGACGACTCTGTAGCCCCTGCGGAGTGCCAGAGCTCAGAGTTACATGTGTACCAGCCAGGCAATCCAAGACCTCTCAGTGCAGTGTGTGTGTCTCCTGGGGCTGCCGAGACAGTCCATGTCTTTTCGGAGGGTTTTAACGAGCCTCTGTCACTGGACTATCTTGGGGAAGCAGCAAGATCTTTGGTTGTGGTGTtactgagtcgtccggcttacctcTCGGGACAGTCTTCTCAGCAACAACACAAGGCAGTTGATATCCGTTGGGTGGAGGCAGCACCACGCTGGCTGGCAACTAGATGTGCCACGGAGTGTCCTGCCGTACATGCATGTATCAGTGCTTCACTCTTCTGTGACGGGACGTGGCACTGCCCATCGGGTGCTGATGAAGCCGTGGTGACGTGTCTCATGGCGCTGTCTCCGTGGCTCTGGCTTACATTTGGTCTGGCTGTCGGATGCATCTCTGTACTCTCAGGTTGGTGGGGCTGGACATTATGGAAAACTCGACAAGCTCGCAATGCAACTAATGGTTGTAGTGAGGAGGTGTTGACACCCGGCCATCACGAGTCTCCCCCAGAGCCACCAGAGTATCCTGACTGCATAGACGTTGACTTTGAGACAACGGTCTGA